In the genome of Caldalkalibacillus uzonensis, one region contains:
- a CDS encoding helix-turn-helix transcriptional regulator, protein MGTKIKELLNGRPITWLFKKTGIHRNTIKSYIDGKIPTLKNADLIADAFGVTVYEVCPKLISVQYLQEK, encoded by the coding sequence GTGGGAACAAAGATAAAGGAATTGCTTAATGGACGTCCTATTACTTGGCTATTTAAAAAGACAGGTATCCATAGGAACACGATAAAATCATACATCGATGGGAAAATCCCGACTTTAAAAAATGCGGATTTAATAGCTGATGCGTTTGGGGTAACAGTTTATGAAGTCTGCCCTAAGTTGATTAGTGTTCAATATCTTCAGGAAAAATAA
- a CDS encoding YjcZ family sporulation protein codes for MKGEISMDSFALIVVLFVLLIIVGCGCFLGRGVAY; via the coding sequence ATGAAAGGAGAGATCAGTATGGATAGCTTTGCGTTAATTGTTGTTTTGTTCGTGCTTTTAATTATTGTAGGATGTGGATGCTTCCTTGGCCGTGGGGTCGCTTATTAA